The Alosa alosa isolate M-15738 ecotype Scorff River chromosome 11, AALO_Geno_1.1, whole genome shotgun sequence sequence GTTAGCCCGATATATCTGTGCATCTCTAGTTGAACCATAAGTTCTGAAGTAATTTCTACAACACTGATGTATGTTTGAAATTGACATTATTCCTTTGGTTGTCAGTTTGGATGGACAGGAGTTAATTACCAAAATGATGCCTATTATCTCAATCATTGAGTACTTGTGTTGTGTATCCATGCAGTGCTTTTATCCATGTTCCATCTTATTTTTTCTCATTTGTTGTACACTCCCAGCCACCATCCAGAGTTCCATGCCAACTTGCCAAGGGTGTCCTGAGGACAGCTAGCCTAACATCAAACCAAAGACAAGATCCCTCAATGGCAGTCCCATACCTCAATTACCAGAGTTACACCTTTGATGCACACCTTGTGCCATCAACCTTCACAGGACACAGATGCACATTCTCTGATGTGCACTTCACACTAGTCTGTCACCAAACAGTCTGTCACTACAACACAATTTAAAACAGAGTCTGTTTGATTCTGGCAAAACTGTTGCTGATATTTACACTCACTTAGCTCATTACACCCCTCCTATCTGTGCTCCTGAAagtaatgtgttgtgtttgtgctatGGCTGGATAAAGCAAGACTTAAGTTATGTGAGTGCCAGTAAAGGAACAGTTATTCTGATCAACCTTGCATTTAGAAAGTCAAAAGATGGAGGATATGACGTAGGTTTAAGTTATTAATAAAATGGAAAACAAAGAATTGTTTCCAATTTCCTCTGAATATAaaattgaataaaaaaaagagacataTTGGGGAAAGATCACCATCATCAATGTTACCTCCTAACCTACCAACATTTCATGCACGTCCAAAGCATGCCTCATGTCATGTGCCAATCAAGCTACTCACATCAAGCTAATTCTATTATGTTTGCTGTAATATTGGCATAACACAGCCATTAATGGTTCAGAACAGTTGTATACTTAGTCAAAGAGTGCCCTACCTGCGACACCATTCAATACGAACTTCTCCTTCACAGTTTTTAGTCCAGTAGTTATCAGCCAGGTTCTTCATGGCCACAGCATACTCGCTGAGGGTTCGCTCATCCTCACAGTGCTCCCGCCAAATCTTCTCAAAGTCACCCACTGAAAAACATcagaagaggaaacactgatcACCTTTCTTTACCAGACAGTAGAGTAATAGATTTTCTTTTAAATGCTGTAGCCTAATCATCATTTAGTTGTCATTTAGCATCTCTAACCCAGTATTAACATTATATATTTGTTATCTATCACAAGTTTAACATCTCTGAGAATGTGCATTCATACCTGGCATTAACTTACTTTCTTTATGCAAATCTATCAACCTTTgtttaatatttatttagtGTAGACATAGTCCTCCTGGCCCCCCGCCCCGAAGCAAACAACAGCAAGTGACTAACTACCATGTGTGTTAACTTATAAGACCTGGCACCCTTTGCCTGTTCTAAGCAGAAAACAATTATGTTGCCACTCTATTTGCAAGGTACCATAACAGAAAAAAAGTATTAAGGATCTACTGGGGGTCAATTTAATTGGTGATGAAAGATCACAACAATGCAGTTTTACATAAACTTCATGAGACTCTCTGGCACGGAAAGACGAGCCACAAATTAAACAACTGAACCCAATATGTCAACCAGAATTCAGAATTTTTATGGATTAGTTTGGAATAGTTATTTCTAATGTAAAGATCCTCTAATCACTACACAAATTGCTCAGAAACCCTTGCAATCCAAGCCTAAGACTGCTTCCAAGAATATGACTTACTATTGTTTACACTCACATCAACATGTaacattgtgtctgtgtgtcagtgcaaacttgtgtgtgtgtctgtatgtatgtatgtatgtgactgtgtgtgtgtgtctgtgtgtgtgtgtgtgtgtgtgtgtacaagcttGTGTGCACTGTCTtccagtgtacagtatgtgtatgttccTGTGTATGCACATGCAGTGATCATAGTGATCCAAGCAGCCACTGATGTCAGTAGCAGAGCCCACTATTGACGGAATTGCATGTAATTCAGTGTGCATGCAAATACTGTGGAAAATCAGATTACGTAAACCTGTTTTGTACAGCATGTCAAATTAACTTTTAACCTTCAATTGGCCAGTGCCATAATAAATTGCTTAATTTTACCAGTAAACCCCTCCCCCAAAAGTGCTGAAACCTTACAATAAATACTCAAAGCAGGCAACATTGGGGCCTCCCCTGTCTTCTCAAAGGACTACAGTTGATTTGTGCTGCTAAACAGTTCCCCAACAAGAAATGTATTCGATAGAACTTAAATCATTTTTTAAGTATAAAAATATGATTTAGTTTTCTGCTAACTTGCTACTATGTAACACTAAATAAAACCATAATAACAATATACTTCCCTGGGATAATATAATGCATGCTAGCGATAGGCTTAACAGATCATGCCTTATTATCCAGGTATAAGGTCCAAGAATGGatcatctgttttctctttatCACACAAGAGTCAGCCCTCGCAACACCAAGAAAGGACAAGTGCAATCACTACTTTTGCACGTCTCTATAAACTATGTATTGTCCAACATAATGTCTTCTTACACCAATTGTATCGTTTCATGCCTAGACAACATTCTACGAATAACGCCATTTGGGACATAGGACTGACTCCCCTGAGCCACACTGAGTTACACAAAACAACCATGCTAGCAGACGAACGCTACAAAGGCTATgtagacgttttttttttttttgtataaggCCTACGACAGTGTTATACGATACTGTCAGTCTTATCTTGTTCAGAGTGGGTCAAAACTTAACAAGAGACCCTGCTGAAACTGACTTTTTAGTGGTTGCTTCTGAAGATATTAGGTATTGGAATAACAGGCTGTGAGTGTGTTGAAATTCTGCAAATCTTAGTTAATTAATCAACGCTAAACTAGCTTCTAGACAACAACGACATTGAACGGACTAGCCATCTTTAAAAGGACCTTGAAACATATAAACTAACCAGACTAGCTAATTTAGCGTGAGCTGTGTAACGTTAAACGTCAACCCCGTTAACTAACTGTCACCATTGACGTTAGCTACTAGCTAGCAAGTCCCAACTGGATTACCACATCAAAGACCTGTGATGACGGAAACAGGAAATTAACGTTAATATAAATTACTCTTGCTTTGCTACTTAGATGTTAAGCAACACAATAACGTTAATGCATTACCTGACAGTCTCCTGTTGGCTGTAAAGCTAACTTTCAAATAATGTTCGTAAAGTCTCGTTGTAGCGTTAGCTATGATATAAcgagtaacgttagcctaccttCAACATATTTCCTGCGGAGTTTTCGGTGGACATTCTTCACTACACCAGATAATTTTTCCTGTTCAAGTTTTTCAGTCCTGATGGATTTAGAATAAGGAATGAGGTGAAACGACTCCTGGTCCATTCCACTACCACCGTTAAGAAAGGCCATTGCATTAGTTCGGTGGACATCCAGTGCTCTACCGGCACGCTGGCACACTCTTTCACCAGTGTTCGGTGCAGATGATCAGCCCAAACATGACGGATTCAAGAGCAGATTTAGCAGCCCACGTGATTAGGACGATTTCACGAGAGTTCTTTTGCACTGACAGTGTGcaaatcatagactgtaaacagTCTatgtatacagtctatggtgcaaaTTTACAAGAGAAGTTCCGAAAACATACACAGGTGTGAATCCTGACTGATACATACATTTATGGACAAAATTCTTAAGGAAAAAATAGAGAAGGCCAGttaaagaaaatatataaatataattgtaAGATTAGTAATGGCAGAATGACAGAATGAACAGAATGACAGGTTGTCATGGAGATGTCAAATTCAGCCTCCATAAAAGGCTAGAAGCTACTTGCCTGTTAAAAGTAGTTAGATGGTTAATGCTGATGGCGTATACCAGAGTAAGCTGTTGTTCCAGTTACATCTTGTGAGTTATCATcgacatctttttttttttttaaacatatggCTAGCATAGTTTATATGAGTTATAAGGACAACTAATTGGTTATTGCTAGCAGACTAGCGTTAATTGGCATAGCAATAATGGCAGCGATCACCAGTGTAACATTAGCTAGTTAAAGTATTTAGGTATTTTAGGTATCTAGCGCAAAATTAATAACTTACAATATGTGGAGATCATTTTAACATCAACTGACTCCAACCTTGTAGCTGGGTATGGGCATTCAGTGGAAATCAACGACTTTTTACACCTGAAAAAGGCAAAGGCACATCACCTTCTATGCTGAAACATGCTTGTTTTGAATCCAGCTGCTCACCAGTAATATAGCAGCCAACCCCATTCCTATAGACTAATGTGGATTCTCGTGAAAAAGTGCATCTCTTAACAGGCACAGGAAAGAATGAAGACAACATGAAGAAGGGAAATTATGTCCATTACCACTGTTCGTTTAGTTCCTCAACATCTGAAGAGGATGAGATACAAGAACAGACAGAAGATTGCCAAGACCCAGGGGTAATGAATGAAGGTAATAATGCCCTACAGCCTACACCCTGAAATGATACATGAAATGATTGACAAATAAAATTCCTTAAGTTTATTTTTCCTTCAGGGCTTAGTCCAAACATTTGACTTTTATCCTCTATTATAGATGTCAATGGTGTTGCACAATTACCAAAAACCACTCAGGTAGTCTTTGAGATCCATTCTGGCCGGCCAGTGCCTCGTCTCTGTGAGCCACGTCACCTGTATGGTGTCTCTGGACACTTGTCGCAGACCCTTTCTCGCTGGCCAAAGGAGTGTGAAGTTATACCAGAAGAAATACATCACATCGGTGAGAGAAATAGGCACACTGCAAATAGTATACtctatgttaatatacagtgtGCAAAGTGTTGACTCAACAGTCACTTAATTTCAGACTGGACGTCTCCGTCTCCTGAGCCTTTTTGTATCCCAGAATCTGAAAAATGGCCCCGATACCAGAATGTGGGGGGAGGCACTCTTGTTTATAACTCACAAGCAGGTCATTTCATAATTTACATGATCATTGTTTTCTGAAATGCAGTATGAAGTCCAAAACAACATATAATGCTGAATGGTGCTGTCATATAGATGTATTTACATGTAAGATACTTTTACAGGTAAGGAGCTCTACTTCACAGGGTCTCGTCCAGGGGGGAATCGTTCACCTCTTTCACAGGCCTCTATACCCCTCTCTGGGCCTGATGACACCACTCTTCTTTTTGAGGGCCGCTTTGAATGTGCCAACTTGATGTCTGCACACAGAATGTAAGTTGGCTTTCAGTGTGAatgaaaatgtaatgaaattagTTGATAGATGGAATGTTTGCTTGGTACTGTAATTGCTAATCTTGCTAActaatatattttgtaattctgTATAATTGATGACATCCAACAACAAGCTTTTTAACAGTTAGGCCTCTTGATTCATAAAATATGAAGGCTGTTAGTAGAACAGATTTGAGTTCCATTGAGATACCATTGATTGTGGCCTCTTTGCTCCAGTGAGAAGGCCGATATCTGTTAAAGGAAGAAAGGCTATGTTCAGACTTATAGCCATTATGAAGGCTCAAATGTTGAtcagaaaaacacagactaaaCAGCTTTTGTAAATATGCCCCAAGTTTACATTTCAATGGGTCCAAATTACAGAGTATTCCGAAATTGCACATGCACTTAGAGATTTCACTAAGCCAAAGGCGTTACATTGCTTCTATTGTCATGTATTGATCATACACAGTCATGGTCATTTCACATGGACGATTAATAATTTTGTTGCCTTCTCATTTCAGTGGGCAGTTTGACTATGACCTCATGCTCCGGCCTGACCTCTACACTAAGAAGCACACCCAGTGGTTTTACTTCCGAGTGAGGAACATGCGGGCAGGCGTCCCGTACCGGTTCACCATCACCAACCTCCTGAAGGCCACCAGTCTTTATGAGAAGGGCCAGAAACCCCTATTGTACTCAGAGGAGAAGGCCAGAGCCTTTGGTGTGGGTTGGCACCGTGTAGGTTATGACGTGTCATACTCTCGTAACGAGTGCTTTTACCTTGGCTTACCctgcttctccctctcttggAGTTTAGTCTTCCCTTATGACCAAGACACGTGCTACCTGGCCCACTGCTATCCATACACTTATACCAAGTTGTGGGCATACCTCTCAAAGATAGAACACAGCCCCAGGCTCTCTTCTTTCTGCAAGATTCGGACACTCTGTCGTTCACTGGCAGGCAACTTGGTGCCAGTGCTGACAGTGACCAGTCCCTCACGCAAGTGTGGTGAATGTGAAGCAGCCCATAAGCCGGCCATCGTGATCACAGCCCGTGTCCACCCTGGAGAGACCAACAGCTcctgggtcatgaagggcatcATGGACTTCCTCCTGAGTGACACACCTGATGCACGACTGCTCCGAGATGCTTTCATCTTCAAGTTGGTGCCCATGTTGAACCCAGATGGTGTGATAGTAGGAAATTACCGCTGCTCTCTTACTGGCAGTGACCTAAACCGCAGCTACAACTCAAATCTGAAGGACTCTTTCCCCACTGTGCATGCCGTGCGGACTATGGTCCATAGGTAAAGATGTTTAGACTGTATATGCTGGATGCACACTAGCCTGTTGTcataacacacattgttttagAATGCTAGTTTGAAGGACTATAATATTAATGATTACTACAAAAGTATTAGTAGAatgcagtgtaggctacatcactTTAGTGTGCTCAATCTTACATTACAGCTTAATAATATTTGGAATCAACtttcaacaaaatgaaaaagtaaattaaagaatatattattattttttgtatatAGTAGAGATGGTACTGCTAGAGGTTTATCAGTTtagaacatactgtataagCAAAGCGTAGTGGTTGAAAACCTTTTACACTCACAAGTGTTCTATGTCAGATTGTGTGAGGAGCGTGAGGTGCTGCTGTACTGTGACCTCCATGGACACAGCCGTAAGCAGAACGTCTTCACCTACGGCTGTGAAAGGGCGGCCGGCCGTCAGCTGCATGAGCGGATCTTTCCCCTGATGCTGAGTAAGAACTGCCCTGAAATGGTAAGCGCTTCACAACTGAATGATTCCCATGTAACATAACAAAGGCACTCACTACTTATTTGGATGCAATAATGGGCAGTACTCGTAATTATCGTAGACTGAACAACTATCTACATTTTATACAATATTTAGCACACCTTACACAATCTTTTGAAAAGCAACCGAGCTGTGATGTAAAACTATTAAACAAAAGTATCCGAGTATCCTAGTTGTTTGCCATacagataagtataagtataagtaagtatatatactcttttgatcccgtgagggaaatttggtctctgcatttatcccaatccgtgaattattgaaacacacacagcacacagtgtacacacagtgaggtgaagtacacactaatcccggcgcagtgagctgcctgcatcaacagcggcactcggggagcagtgaggggttaggtgccttgctcaagggcacttcagctgtgcctactggtcggggctcgaaccgccaaccctccggttacaggtccgaagtgctaaccagtgggccacagctgcccctacGGTTACGGCCCCTATGTGTTACCCTAATGTGCCACACACTCAAAGTCAAACATAACTGTCCTACTGACACAGTACTGTGATAGAATTTTTACCCGTATAGCAGATATACAGAGTCCAGGAGAGCACTTTTCtgattctgtctgtctgtgaagtTCTCCTTTCAGAACTGTAAGTTCAAGGTGCAGAGAAGTAAGGAGGGGACAGGTCGCATAGCTCTATGGAAACTTGGAATCCTCAACAGCTTCACATTAGAAACCTCCTTTTGTGGCTCAAGCATTGGTATGTGACTGTTAGATGCATATGTTTTGTATTAGTTATGTACTTACTGTAGAGCAAACAATCATTTAattattgtgtttttattttccacacCACACCCATAATGAATAGAGAGCTTTCCCAGGTTGGTTTATGCTGGTTCAGAGGGTTTTTTATCAAATGTTCTGTTGCAGGTCAACAGAAGGGAACCCATTT is a genomic window containing:
- the LOC125303177 gene encoding cytosolic carboxypeptidase 2-like isoform X3, encoding MKKGNYVHYHCSFSSSTSEEDEIQEQTEDCQDPGVMNEDVNGVAQLPKTTQVVFEIHSGRPVPRLCEPRHLYGVSGHLSQTLSRWPKECEVIPEEIHHIDWTSPSPEPFCIPESEKWPRYQNVGGGTLVYNSQAGKELYFTGSRPGGNRSPLSQASIPLSGPDDTTLLFEGRFECANLMSAHRIGQFDYDLMLRPDLYTKKHTQWFYFRVRNMRAGVPYRFTITNLLKATSLYEKGQKPLLYSEEKARAFGVGWHRVGYDVSYSRNECFYLGLPCFSLSWSLVFPYDQDTCYLAHCYPYTYTKLWAYLSKIEHSPRLSSFCKIRTLCRSLAGNLVPVLTVTSPSRKCGECEAAHKPAIVITARVHPGETNSSWVMKGIMDFLLSDTPDARLLRDAFIFKLVPMLNPDGVIVGNYRCSLTGSDLNRSYNSNLKDSFPTVHAVRTMVHRLCEEREVLLYCDLHGHSRKQNVFTYGCERAAGRQLHERIFPLMLSKNCPEMFSFQNCKFKVQRSKEGTGRIALWKLGILNSFTLETSFCGSSIGQQKGTHFSIKDLEMLGAHFCDTLLDYCDPDRTKYNMCIRELQDSLRQETTLTLAEAPHSDNVSTSGSNSSDSDGPPAHLEALQMINRKKSMKSKKQRDCSCLLRYKEKTPEENKHMLRRGKQEAPLESADASRKMSVLYLVFDNEKGSVKSKSDYLRHLMAGYIRSRMQMGLSNTLSGLDLGPITMPSGAPRKANQLSGLGHLACGDKRIWRLSPVQWRGSKSHPAPFTLPGMTNRQGEYRTAECKRGQWHGVVKDQATSPDRKSEHVIGKP
- the LOC125303177 gene encoding cytosolic carboxypeptidase 2-like isoform X2, with the translated sequence MKKGNYVHYHCSFSSSTSEEDEIQEQTEDCQDPGVMNEDVNGVAQLPKTTQVVFEIHSGRPVPRLCEPRHLYGVSGHLSQTLSRWPKECEVIPEEIHHIDWTSPSPEPFCIPESEKWPRYQNVGGGTLVYNSQAGKELYFTGSRPGGNRSPLSQASIPLSGPDDTTLLFEGRFECANLMSAHRIGQFDYDLMLRPDLYTKKHTQWFYFRVRNMRAGVPYRFTITNLLKATSLYEKGQKPLLYSEEKARAFGVGWHRVGYDVSYSRNECFYLGLPCFSLSWSLVFPYDQDTCYLAHCYPYTYTKLWAYLSKIEHSPRLSSFCKIRTLCRSLAGNLVPVLTVTSPSRKCGECEAAHKPAIVITARVHPGETNSSWVMKGIMDFLLSDTPDARLLRDAFIFKLVPMLNPDGVIVGNYRCSLTGSDLNRSYNSNLKDSFPTVHAVRTMVHRLCEEREVLLYCDLHGHSRKQNVFTYGCERAAGRQLHERIFPLMLSKNCPEMFSFQNCKFKVQRSKEGTGRIALWKLGILNSFTLETSFCGSSIGQQKGTHFSIKDLEMLGAHFCDTLLDYCDPDRTKYNMCIRELQDSLRQETTLTLAEAPHSDNVSTSGSNSSDSDGPPAHLEALQMINRKKSMKSKKQRDCSCLLRYKEKTPEENKDSDVKDGVRKGKYTLKPHMLRRGKQEAPLESADASRKMSVLYLVFDNEKGSVKSKSDYLRHLMAGYIRSRMQMGLSNTLSGLDLGPITMPSGAPRKANQLSGLGHLACGDKRIWRLSPVQWRGSKSHPAPFTLPGMTNRQGEYRTAECKRGQWHGVVKDQATSPDRKSEHVIGKP
- the LOC125303177 gene encoding cytosolic carboxypeptidase 2-like isoform X1, producing MKKGNYVHYHCSFSSSTSEEDEIQEQTEDCQDPGVMNEDVNGVAQLPKTTQVVFEIHSGRPVPRLCEPRHLYGVSGHLSQTLSRWPKECEVIPEEIHHIDWTSPSPEPFCIPESEKWPRYQNVGGGTLVYNSQAGKELYFTGSRPGGNRSPLSQASIPLSGPDDTTLLFEGRFECANLMSAHRIGQFDYDLMLRPDLYTKKHTQWFYFRVRNMRAGVPYRFTITNLLKATSLYEKGQKPLLYSEEKARAFGVGWHRVGYDVSYSRNECFYLGLPCFSLSWSLVFPYDQDTCYLAHCYPYTYTKLWAYLSKIEHSPRLSSFCKIRTLCRSLAGNLVPVLTVTSPSRKCGECEAAHKPAIVITARVHPGETNSSWVMKGIMDFLLSDTPDARLLRDAFIFKLVPMLNPDGVIVGNYRCSLTGSDLNRSYNSNLKDSFPTVHAVRTMVHRLCEEREVLLYCDLHGHSRKQNVFTYGCERAAGRQLHERIFPLMLSKNCPEMFSFQNCKFKVQRSKEGTGRIALWKLGILNSFTLETSFCGSSIGQQKGTHFSIKDLEMLGAHFCDTLLDYCDPDRTKYNMCIRELQDSLRQETTLTLAEAPHSDNVSTSGSNSSDSDGPPAHLEALQMINRKKSMKSKKQRDCSCLLRYKEKTPEENKDSDVKDGVRKGKYTLKPLCVPQHMLRRGKQEAPLESADASRKMSVLYLVFDNEKGSVKSKSDYLRHLMAGYIRSRMQMGLSNTLSGLDLGPITMPSGAPRKANQLSGLGHLACGDKRIWRLSPVQWRGSKSHPAPFTLPGMTNRQGEYRTAECKRGQWHGVVKDQATSPDRKSEHVIGKP